In Ketobacter sp. MCCC 1A13808, the sequence TTAATTGTTTGCTGGGGATTGAACACGATTACCTGGACCACGCCGGATGCCACCAACCTTCGTGAGGTCGCTCTGGTTCAGGGGAATATTCCGCAGCAACAGAAATGGGATCCGGCCTACCGGCAAAAGATCTTTGACACCTACAGCAGTTTGACGGAGCAGTCCTGGGACGCGAATATTATCTTGTGGCCAGAGGCCGCGTATCCGGTTTTTTATCATCAGGCGTTGAATTTTATTACTAAGCTGGACATTAAAGCCACCGATAACAACGTTGCTATTATAAGTGGTATTGCACGCTGGGAACCCCAGGACAACGGCGAACAGCATAATTACAACTCCATCTTTGTGATCGGCGATGGGGACGGTGTTTACAACAAACAAAAGCTTGTCCCGTTCGGCGAATACGTGCCACTGGAAGGCCTAATGCGCGGTTTGATTCCTTTCTTTAACCTACCGATGTCGAGCTTTAACGCGGGCGACAAGGATCAAGCACCGTTGTATGCAACCGGTCTCAGTTTCGCAGCTTTTATCTGCTATGAAATTGTCTATCCCGAATTGGTCAGAAAAGAGGCCAAGAATAAAGATTTTCTGGTAACTATCAGCAATGACGCCTGGTTCGGACACTCATGGGGTCCACTTCAGCATTTTCAAATGGCGCGGATGCGCGCATTGGAAACAGGAAAATACATTGTGCGGGGCACCAACAATGGCATTACCGCCATTATTGATCATCATGGCAATGTACGATCACGCTTACCGCAGTTCGAGCAAGGTATTTTGAAAGGTGAAATCTATTCTACCGTAGGGGTTACACCCTTTGTTCGTATCGGCCAATGGCCACCGGTTGCGTTGGCCCTGATTTCATTGATTCTGGGCGCAGCTCTGAGCCATCGTCGCGCGCAAAAAATCACAAATGAAAATCGCACCGGACAGCGATGAAACAATCAGTAGTCAAGCCCATAGACGGCTTTCAAGGCCGCTCCTCTATATGTTAGCTGCCGGGTAAGGTATCCTTGGTGCAGACCAAACCAATCGAATCCAGGCCCTGAAACCCATTCGTTCCACTCAGTGGCCCACCACTAATTCCGAGAGTTTTTTGATGGAAGACATGTACCACCCCCAGGACATCGAAGCTGAAGCACAGCGTTACTGGGAACAACACAAAAGTTTTGACGTGACGGAGCAAGCCGGAAAAGAAGCCTACTATTGCTTATCCATGTTCCCCTACCCCAGCGGCCGATTACACATGGGCCATGTGCGCAATTACACCATTGGCGACGTCATTAGCCGCTTCCAGCGCATGCAGGGGAAGAATGTAATGCAACCGATGGGCTGGGATGCTTTCGGCCTGCCTGCAGAAAATGCCGCCATCAAAAATAACGTCGCGCCGGCAAAGTGGACCTACCAAAACATTGAGTATATGAAAGGCCAGCTAAAACGGCTGGGGTTCGGATACGACTGGAATCGCGAACTGGCTACCTGCCGCCCGGAATACTATCGCTGGGAACAATGGTTCTTCACTCAGCTTTATGAAAAGGGCCTGGTCTATAAAAAAATGGCGACCGTCAACTGGGACCCAGTAGACCAGACTGTCCTGGCCAATGAGCAGGTGATTGATGGCCGCGGTTGGCGCTCCGGCGCATTAGTGGAACGCAAAGCAATTCCGCAGTGGTTCGTAAAAATCACAGACTACGCGGAAGAGTTGCTCAACGACCTGGACAAACTGGAGCACTGGCCGGAACAGGTCAAAACCATGCAACGCAACTGGATTGGGCGTTCGCAAGGTGTGGAACTGGCCTTTGCTATTCCCGGCAATGAGTCGCTTGAGGTCTATACCACCCGTCCAGACACCCTGATGGGGGTAAGCTATTTGGCAGTGGCTGCGCAGCACCCGCTGGCCCGGCAAGCCGCAGAGAACAGCACGGATATCGCCTCCTTTATCGAATCCTGCAGTCACAATAAAGTGGCCGAGGCCGATATGGCGACCATGGAAAAGAAAGGTATTTTCACCGGAGTGATGGCCGTACATCCCATTAGCGGCGAGGAAGTTCCCGTCTGGATTGCTAACTTCGTTTTGATGGACTATGGCTCCGGCGCGGTCATGTCAGTGCCGGCACACGATCAACGGGATTACGAATTTGCTCAACAGTACCAATTACCCATCCGTCAGGTCATTGCCCCCGCCGACAAAGATGCCGTTATTGATTTACAAACCGCCGCCTTCACCGAAAAAGGCAACCTGATCAACTCCGGTGATTTCGATGGCCTGAGCTCAGAGCAAGCCTTCGAAGCGATTGCTAACTGGCTTACCGAAAACAACAAAGGCAGAGTCAAAGTAAACTACCGCTTACGCGACTGGGGAGTTTCCCGGCAGCGCTATTGGGGCACACCGATTCCAATGATCAATCTGCAAGATGGTAGCGCCGTACCTGCCCCTGCCGAACTGCTACCGATACAACTGCCGGAAGACGTCACCATGGATGGCGTTCAATCACCGATAAAAGCAGACCCGGCATGGCGAAAAACGGAATTCAACAGCCAGCCTGCCGAGCGCGAGACCGACACGTTTGATACCTTTATGGAATCATCCTGGTATTACGCCCGTTACTGTAGCCCGAATGACACCACCCAGATGCTTGATCCGGAAAAAGCCAATTATTGGCTACCAGTGAATCAGTATATCGGTGGCATCGAGCACGCCATCCTGCATCTTTTGTATTCGCGTTTCTTCCATAAATTAATGCGCGACTTCGGCCTGGTAAAATGCGACGAGCCCTTTGAGCGCTTATTGTGTCAAGGCATGGTATTAGCGGATTGCTATTATCGTGAAGATGAAAAAGGCGGAAAAAACTGGTTCTCACCAACCGACGTACAAGCAGTCAAAGACGCAGCAACCGGTTTTATTTTGAAATCCGACGGTCAGCCGGTGTTACATGACGGCATTAGCAAGATGTCAAAATCGAAAAACAACGGCATCGACCCGCAAGTGATCATTGATCAGTACGGTGCGGATACCGTCCGTCTGTTTATGATGTTTGCAGCACCGCCGGAGCAATCACTGGAATGGTCAGACAGCGGCGTGGAAGGCGCCAACAAATTTCTACGTAAAATCTGGCGAATGGCTACAGCGCATATTCATCAGGGTGATGCACCGGCTTTGGATAAAACCGCGCTCAACAAACAGCAACAGGATTTACGCCGCAAGCTGCATGAAACCATCGCAAAAGTAAGCGACGATTACCAACGCCGCTTGACCTTTAACACCGCCATTGCCGCCGTAATGGAACTTAGTAATCATATGGCGAAGCTGGATGAAGACGGCAACCAAAGTCGCGCCCTGATGCGTGAAGCCATTGAAGCCTGTGTACAGATGCTGGCACCGATAACGCCGCACATCGCACATAAACTATGGCAAATGCTCGGCCATACCGACTCGATTCTGGACGCGGCGTGGCCAAAAGTAGATGAGAGTGCGCTCACTCGCGACACCCTACAAATGGCTGTGCAGGTGAACGGCAAAGTCAGGGCAACCATTGATGTTGGCGTTGACGAAGACAAACAGAGTATTGAAGACAAGGCGCTGAACAATGAAAATGTCCAAAAATTTACCGAAGGCAAGCACATTGCTAAAGTCATCGTCGTCCCCGGGAAACTGATCAGTGTTGTTGCTAAATAAGAAATTCATCCAGTCCCTTACGCTGATCAGTGCGATAGCGCTGATCAGCGCTTGCGGTTTTCAATTACGCGGTACCAACAATGCAATACAACACTCCTACTCCTCTATGCGTGTGGTCGACATGAGTGGTGATGAAGCCTTTAAGCAGGTGATGGAGCAAACTCTGGAAGGCTCCGGAGTCGAAATCCGCGAGGAATCTGAAAATGTGCTGGAGATCATGAAGTCGGTTCCGACCCGCCGAACAGCATCTTACTCCAGTCGTGGTAAAAGTGCAGAATTCGAGTTGCTAAAGGACGTCTATTATCAGTTCAGGCGAGAGCAAGATCTGCTGATTGCCCCGACGACGATTCAAGCTCGACGCTCCTATTTATATCGGGAGACTGCTGCAGTCGGTAAAGCAGAAGAAGAAACCATGCTAAAAAACGAAATGGATATGGATCTGGCCCAGAGAATCATAATTTCGTTGCAACGCTCGGTTCAAGAGCCGGCTCAATGAAACTCCGAAGCAACCAGATTAAAGAACACTTTTCAAAAGGCAACGCGCTGCCCCTTTACATTCTCAGCGGAGATGAGGCTTTACTTTTGCAAGAGTGTGCAGATCAGTTGCGGTCAGAGTTTCGTAAACAGGGCTTCAGCGAGAGAGAGCGATTCAATGTAGATGCGGGCTTCGACTGGAATGCTCTACTGCAGGCTGGCAACAGCATGTCGTTGTTTGGTGATCGTAAAATACTGGAAGTTCGTCACGACAAACCCAAGTTTGATGATAAAGCAAAAAAGGCACTGGTAGAGTACGCCGAAAATCCCAACCCTGATAATGTGCTGCTGTTAATCATTCCGAAAATGGATAAAAAGTCGCAGAACACCAAATGGTTTCAGAAGCTGGAAACCGCCGGAGCGATGATTCAGGTGTGGCCAATAGAATTGAATCAATTTCCCCAATGGGTCCACCAGCGCATGCGCGGTGCTAACCTTGAACCGAGCCGCGATGCTGTCCAGCTTTTAGCTCAGCGGGTGGAAGGTAATCTACTGGCGGCGGCGCAGGAAGTCGATAAGTTAGTACTGCTGATGGGGGAAGGCCCCGTCGAGGTAAGCGACATTGAAAATGCCGTCGCCGATCATGCTCGCTACAGTCTGTACGAGCTGGTTGATGAAGCCTTGAAAGGCAACTGCTCCCAAGCAACGAAAATGCTCAACCACCTACGTGCCGGTGGCAGCGAGCCCAGTGTTATATTGTGGGCCTTTAGTAACGAAATCCGCAAATTGGCTGGCATGAGCCAGCTCATCAATAACGGTATGGCGCCAGCTCGGGTGATGCAGGAATACAGGATCTGGGACACCAAAAAAAGCATTATCCAAAGCGCTCTGCAACGCATACCCGCTAACGGTTTCAAGCATTGCTTGCTGGAAGCGGCCCGCATTGACCGAACCATCAAAGGCATCGGTCACGGCAACCCATGGGATGGTTTCAATAATTTGATACTTTGGCTTTCGGGCAGCATACAGCCAGGCAAAATGGCATTAGACAGCTAGTCCCCTCCCCATTTCTCCGATGTCCTTTTTTTGAAATAACCAACCCCCCTTTATGGTTTAACATCCTCTCTGCCAAGTTAATGAAAAGCACGACACTCTACATACTGAAGACAATATGCAGGAGGATAATGCGACATGGCTAGAAATCACTCGCGCAAACTATGGCTAAAGTCATATCAAAGAAAGCGACGTAATTTCAGATTTAGGAGAATGAATATGAAATCCATTTCCCGGCGCGACCTTGAAGCGATGCACGATGACGTTCACAGGGATTTTTTATTGGTTAACGTTCTGCCCAAAGACACATTCAATCGGCTTCATATCCGAACATCCGTCAATGTACCGGTAGATAACGCCTCTTTCGAAACAATGATGGAATATGTGGCTGGCAGCAAACATCGTGAAATTGTTCTCTACTGCGCGAGCTTTAACTGCCCAGCCTCTACCGAGGCAGCTGAAAAGCTGGAAAAAGCCGGCTTCACAAGCGTCTACGACTATGAAGGTGGAACCCAGGACTGGATGCAACACAAATCCGCAGCTTAAGGAGCTTATATGAGTGACCAACTACATAATATCAAAGTCGCCTTCCTCGCCACCGACAATTTTGAACAGGTGGAACTCACGCAACCGTGGCAGGCCATATTAGACGAAGGTGGAATTCCCGAGCTGATCTCCCTTAGTTCAGGGCAGATCAAAGGTTGCCACCACGATCAGCCCGGAGATACCTTTCGGGTCGACAAAACCATCAAAGAGTGCGCAATCTCGGACTATGCCGGACTGGTATTGCCCGGTGGTGTTTTTAACCCGGATGCACTCAGGACTCATGCAGAAGCCGTACGTATGGTTCAGGAATTTGTCTATACGCAAAAGCCGGTCGCTGCAATTTGCCATGGGCCCTGGTTATTGGTGGAAGCCGACGTCGTGCGAAACCGCACTGTCACTTCCTGGCCTAGCTTGCAAACCGACATCAAAAATGCGGGCGGCACCTGGGTCGACGAAGAAGTCGTTGCAGACGATGGCATTATCACCAGCCGTAAACCGGAGGATCTGGACGCCTTTTCCGCGCATCTAATCGAAGCACTCTTTTCCGTTGCGAACCCTGGCAAGAAAAGTCAATCCACCCCGGTTGTCGAAACAGCGTCGTAGCGCTCTTGTTAAATTAATATAACACACCAGGGCTGCGGCAGCCCTGGTGTCGAACGTTCTTCCGTTTATTTCGAAGCTGGATTCAGGCGTTCTGGGATTCGCGCGTTGTCAAGTCGGTCTCAGCTTGTCTTTCCGATGTATTACTTTCAGAACCATTGAGCGTGCCACTGTGCAAGACCAAATCCGGATGAGCGCGATTTACCGTGGTTTTAACCGTGTTGACGTTCTGCTCTTCAACATCGACCAGCATCAAAATTTGCCCCGCATCCAATGCATCTTCAAACTCTGCAGCAAAATCGCTATTGGTCACGCTGACGCCCACCAAACTGGAAGACCAGCTTCCCACCGCTACACCCGCGACGGACAAGGCTGCAATGGCACCCCCCGCAGCGATCAATCCCAACGGATAAACCACGACTGCTCCCAGACCTGCAAACAACCCCACCGCGCCGCCGGTCAAAGCACCCCGCTTCGCTGCATGAGCGACATCGGACGACTCCAACACGCCCGCTTCGGGAATTTCGTCCGCTAACGGATACTTATCCCGCCG encodes:
- a CDS encoding rhodanese-like domain-containing protein translates to MKSISRRDLEAMHDDVHRDFLLVNVLPKDTFNRLHIRTSVNVPVDNASFETMMEYVAGSKHREIVLYCASFNCPASTEAAEKLEKAGFTSVYDYEGGTQDWMQHKSAA
- the lptE gene encoding LPS assembly lipoprotein LptE; the encoded protein is MLLLNKKFIQSLTLISAIALISACGFQLRGTNNAIQHSYSSMRVVDMSGDEAFKQVMEQTLEGSGVEIREESENVLEIMKSVPTRRTASYSSRGKSAEFELLKDVYYQFRREQDLLIAPTTIQARRSYLYRETAAVGKAEEETMLKNEMDMDLAQRIIISLQRSVQEPAQ
- a CDS encoding DUF1269 domain-containing protein — encoded protein: MTTRIFFLVPDEMAAEKITEDLHRAGIKDPAIHAVARRDKYPLADEIPEAGVLESSDVAHAAKRGALTGGAVGLFAGLGAVVVYPLGLIAAGGAIAALSVAGVAVGSWSSSLVGVSVTNSDFAAEFEDALDAGQILMLVDVEEQNVNTVKTTVNRAHPDLVLHSGTLNGSESNTSERQAETDLTTRESQNA
- the holA gene encoding DNA polymerase III subunit delta, coding for MKLRSNQIKEHFSKGNALPLYILSGDEALLLQECADQLRSEFRKQGFSERERFNVDAGFDWNALLQAGNSMSLFGDRKILEVRHDKPKFDDKAKKALVEYAENPNPDNVLLLIIPKMDKKSQNTKWFQKLETAGAMIQVWPIELNQFPQWVHQRMRGANLEPSRDAVQLLAQRVEGNLLAAAQEVDKLVLLMGEGPVEVSDIENAVADHARYSLYELVDEALKGNCSQATKMLNHLRAGGSEPSVILWAFSNEIRKLAGMSQLINNGMAPARVMQEYRIWDTKKSIIQSALQRIPANGFKHCLLEAARIDRTIKGIGHGNPWDGFNNLILWLSGSIQPGKMALDS
- a CDS encoding type 1 glutamine amidotransferase domain-containing protein, with amino-acid sequence MSDQLHNIKVAFLATDNFEQVELTQPWQAILDEGGIPELISLSSGQIKGCHHDQPGDTFRVDKTIKECAISDYAGLVLPGGVFNPDALRTHAEAVRMVQEFVYTQKPVAAICHGPWLLVEADVVRNRTVTSWPSLQTDIKNAGGTWVDEEVVADDGIITSRKPEDLDAFSAHLIEALFSVANPGKKSQSTPVVETAS
- the lnt gene encoding apolipoprotein N-acyltransferase yields the protein MTLKTSISAGAKGAVLAFVAGALFPLGLAPVGAWPIIPVSLALLLFVLEGQTSSVVFRRALIFGLGFNGVGVSWVFVSIHYFGGTPAWLAAIGTGAFILTLSLVFFAVPFWFARKLRIDHYAIISFPALWVAIEWSKSWFLSGFPWLWAGYGFVDSPFAGLAPISGVLGLSYMSALCAVFLRFMVLRQRTIRIASACALGVLLIVCWGLNTITWTTPDATNLREVALVQGNIPQQQKWDPAYRQKIFDTYSSLTEQSWDANIILWPEAAYPVFYHQALNFITKLDIKATDNNVAIISGIARWEPQDNGEQHNYNSIFVIGDGDGVYNKQKLVPFGEYVPLEGLMRGLIPFFNLPMSSFNAGDKDQAPLYATGLSFAAFICYEIVYPELVRKEAKNKDFLVTISNDAWFGHSWGPLQHFQMARMRALETGKYIVRGTNNGITAIIDHHGNVRSRLPQFEQGILKGEIYSTVGVTPFVRIGQWPPVALALISLILGAALSHRRAQKITNENRTGQR
- the leuS gene encoding leucine--tRNA ligase, yielding MEDMYHPQDIEAEAQRYWEQHKSFDVTEQAGKEAYYCLSMFPYPSGRLHMGHVRNYTIGDVISRFQRMQGKNVMQPMGWDAFGLPAENAAIKNNVAPAKWTYQNIEYMKGQLKRLGFGYDWNRELATCRPEYYRWEQWFFTQLYEKGLVYKKMATVNWDPVDQTVLANEQVIDGRGWRSGALVERKAIPQWFVKITDYAEELLNDLDKLEHWPEQVKTMQRNWIGRSQGVELAFAIPGNESLEVYTTRPDTLMGVSYLAVAAQHPLARQAAENSTDIASFIESCSHNKVAEADMATMEKKGIFTGVMAVHPISGEEVPVWIANFVLMDYGSGAVMSVPAHDQRDYEFAQQYQLPIRQVIAPADKDAVIDLQTAAFTEKGNLINSGDFDGLSSEQAFEAIANWLTENNKGRVKVNYRLRDWGVSRQRYWGTPIPMINLQDGSAVPAPAELLPIQLPEDVTMDGVQSPIKADPAWRKTEFNSQPAERETDTFDTFMESSWYYARYCSPNDTTQMLDPEKANYWLPVNQYIGGIEHAILHLLYSRFFHKLMRDFGLVKCDEPFERLLCQGMVLADCYYREDEKGGKNWFSPTDVQAVKDAATGFILKSDGQPVLHDGISKMSKSKNNGIDPQVIIDQYGADTVRLFMMFAAPPEQSLEWSDSGVEGANKFLRKIWRMATAHIHQGDAPALDKTALNKQQQDLRRKLHETIAKVSDDYQRRLTFNTAIAAVMELSNHMAKLDEDGNQSRALMREAIEACVQMLAPITPHIAHKLWQMLGHTDSILDAAWPKVDESALTRDTLQMAVQVNGKVRATIDVGVDEDKQSIEDKALNNENVQKFTEGKHIAKVIVVPGKLISVVAK